One segment of Pleomorphomonas sp. PLEO DNA contains the following:
- a CDS encoding ABC transporter substrate-binding protein has product MTHWLQRTALASLITLMPLAALAEETPVKGATITVTYKDDIATLDPAIGYDWQNWSMIKSLFSRLMEYTPGTADLVPSLAESFTVSPDGLTYTFKLRQGVKFSNGREVVASDVKYSISRAVNPKTQGPGAGFFGAIAGFDDVSGGKAEELSGIETPDEHTVVFKLSRPDATFLHVLAINFSSIVPKEVVEAEGQDFGKKPVGSGAFVLKDWVIGQKLVFEKNPNFYVKDTPKIDGFTVEVGQEPLVALLRLQQGEVDIAGDGIPPAKFLEIKNGPDAADIIVDGEQLQTGYVALNTRVKPLDNVKVRQALNMGVNKERITRIVNGRATPANQPLPPLMPGYDKNFKGYAYDIEKAKALLAEAGFPNGFETALYASSTDPNPRIAQALQQDFAAIGVKAEIKALANANVIAAGGTEGEAPMIWSGGMAWIADFPDPSNFYGPILGCAGAVQGGWNWSWYCNKDLDARAIAADSMSDPAKKDERAKLWGSVFTDLMADAPWIPVFNERRVVAKSKRMGGPGNFYIDPTRVINYDAIYVKQ; this is encoded by the coding sequence ATGACCCATTGGCTGCAAAGAACCGCGCTGGCCAGCCTGATTACGCTGATGCCGCTCGCCGCGCTGGCCGAGGAGACGCCCGTCAAGGGCGCCACCATCACCGTCACCTACAAAGACGATATCGCCACCCTCGACCCGGCCATCGGCTACGACTGGCAGAATTGGTCGATGATCAAGAGCCTGTTTTCCCGCCTGATGGAGTACACCCCCGGCACCGCCGATCTGGTGCCGTCGCTGGCCGAGAGCTTCACCGTTTCGCCCGATGGTCTCACCTATACGTTCAAGCTGCGGCAAGGCGTGAAGTTCTCCAACGGCCGGGAGGTGGTGGCCTCCGACGTCAAGTACTCGATCTCGCGCGCCGTCAATCCGAAGACGCAAGGGCCAGGCGCAGGCTTCTTTGGCGCCATCGCCGGCTTCGACGATGTCTCCGGTGGCAAAGCAGAAGAACTCTCCGGCATTGAGACGCCGGACGAGCACACGGTGGTCTTCAAGCTCAGCCGCCCCGACGCTACCTTCCTGCACGTGCTTGCCATCAACTTCTCCTCGATCGTGCCGAAGGAGGTCGTTGAAGCGGAAGGCCAGGATTTCGGCAAGAAGCCGGTCGGCTCCGGTGCCTTCGTCCTGAAAGACTGGGTGATCGGCCAGAAGCTGGTGTTCGAGAAGAACCCGAATTTCTACGTCAAGGATACGCCGAAGATCGACGGCTTCACTGTTGAGGTCGGCCAGGAGCCGCTGGTGGCGCTGCTGCGCTTGCAGCAAGGCGAAGTGGATATCGCCGGTGATGGCATTCCGCCGGCCAAGTTCCTTGAGATCAAGAATGGTCCGGACGCCGCCGACATCATCGTCGATGGCGAGCAACTGCAGACCGGCTATGTCGCGCTCAACACCCGCGTCAAGCCGCTCGACAACGTCAAGGTGCGCCAGGCCCTCAACATGGGCGTCAACAAGGAGCGCATCACCCGCATCGTCAACGGCCGCGCCACGCCGGCCAACCAGCCGCTGCCGCCGCTGATGCCGGGCTATGACAAAAACTTCAAGGGCTATGCCTACGATATTGAGAAGGCCAAGGCGCTGCTTGCCGAAGCCGGCTTCCCCAACGGCTTCGAGACGGCGCTCTACGCCTCGTCGACCGATCCCAACCCGCGTATCGCCCAGGCGCTGCAGCAGGACTTTGCCGCCATCGGCGTCAAGGCGGAGATCAAGGCGCTGGCCAACGCCAACGTCATCGCTGCCGGTGGTACCGAGGGCGAGGCGCCAATGATCTGGTCTGGTGGCATGGCCTGGATCGCCGATTTCCCCGATCCCTCCAACTTCTACGGCCCCATTCTCGGCTGCGCCGGGGCGGTGCAGGGCGGCTGGAACTGGTCCTGGTACTGCAACAAGGACCTCGATGCTCGCGCCATCGCGGCGGATTCAATGTCCGATCCCGCCAAGAAGGACGAGCGCGCCAAGCTCTGGGGCTCGGTGTTCACCGACCTGATGGCCGACGCGCCGTGGATCCCGGTGTTCAACGAGCGCCGCGTGGTCGCCAAGTCGAAG
- the tnpB gene encoding IS66 family insertion sequence element accessory protein TnpB (TnpB, as the term is used for proteins encoded by IS66 family insertion elements, is considered an accessory protein, since TnpC, encoded by a neighboring gene, is a DDE family transposase.), translating to MPAGVKVWLATGHTDMRKGFAGLSLQVQEILRLDPFSGHVFVFRGRRGDRLKVLWHDGQGACLFMKRLEQGRFLWPSVADGVVTISVGQLGYLLEGIDWRNPQKVWRPSRAG from the coding sequence ATGCCGGCCGGCGTGAAGGTGTGGCTGGCGACGGGCCATACGGATATGCGCAAAGGGTTTGCCGGGCTGTCGCTCCAGGTTCAGGAGATCCTGCGCCTCGATCCGTTTAGCGGCCACGTATTCGTGTTCCGTGGACGTCGGGGCGATCGTCTGAAGGTGCTCTGGCATGATGGCCAAGGGGCCTGCCTGTTCATGAAGCGTCTGGAACAAGGGCGGTTTCTGTGGCCGTCCGTCGCCGATGGCGTGGTGACGATCAGCGTTGGCCAACTCGGCTATCTTCTCGAAGGCATCGACTGGCGGAACCCGCAGAAGGTGTGGCGGCCCAGCCGGGCCGGGTAA
- a CDS encoding ABC transporter permease — MIELILRRLGGALMILFGVAAITFVLLYALPADPAVQLAGRSATAQTVANIRHQLGLDQPLLLQFVRYLGNLVQGDFGRSYTQKTEVMALILARLPATLILMVAGIVIEVAIGLTLGTIAALSRGGFVDRLVMTVSFIGVSAPQFVVALLLLYVFAATLQWFPMSGFGTIRHVVLPALTLGVLGAGWYARMVRSAMIDVLNQDYVRTARAKGVSERSVVLRHAVPNALLPIVAMIGIDIGQFMGGVVVVEAVYGWPGIGQLAWQAIQQVDIPIIMGVTLISSLAIVIGNLVADLVAPLIDPRIRAR; from the coding sequence ATGATCGAGCTGATCCTGCGCCGGCTCGGCGGCGCGTTGATGATCCTGTTTGGCGTCGCGGCCATCACCTTCGTGCTGCTCTACGCGCTGCCGGCCGACCCGGCGGTACAGCTCGCCGGCCGCTCCGCCACCGCCCAGACCGTCGCCAACATCCGTCATCAGCTCGGCCTCGACCAGCCGCTGCTTCTGCAATTCGTCCGTTATCTCGGCAACCTCGTCCAGGGCGACTTCGGCCGTTCCTACACCCAGAAAACCGAGGTGATGGCGCTGATCCTCGCCCGCCTGCCGGCGACGCTGATCCTAATGGTGGCCGGCATCGTGATCGAGGTGGCGATCGGCTTGACGCTCGGTACCATCGCCGCGCTCAGTCGGGGTGGTTTCGTCGACCGGCTGGTAATGACGGTCTCCTTTATCGGGGTGTCGGCACCGCAGTTCGTCGTGGCGCTGCTGCTGCTCTACGTTTTCGCGGCGACGCTGCAATGGTTCCCGATGTCCGGTTTCGGAACGATTCGCCATGTCGTGCTGCCGGCGCTGACGCTCGGTGTCTTGGGGGCTGGCTGGTACGCACGTATGGTGCGCTCGGCCATGATCGACGTACTCAATCAGGACTACGTCCGCACGGCCCGCGCCAAGGGTGTCTCGGAGCGCTCTGTCGTGCTGCGCCACGCCGTGCCCAACGCTCTCCTGCCGATCGTCGCCATGATTGGCATCGACATCGGTCAGTTCATGGGTGGCGTGGTGGTGGTGGAGGCCGTCTACGGTTGGCCGGGCATCGGTCAACTCGCCTGGCAGGCCATCCAGCAGGTCGACATCCCCATCATCATGGGCGTCACGCTGATCTCCTCGCTCGCCATCGTGATCGGCAATTTGGTCGCCGATCTCGTGGCACCGCTGATCGATCCCAGAATTCGGGCCCGTTAG
- a CDS encoding IS66 family transposase, with product MEDDLATPGDDIDALKAALRIARAEAEHAAAELAAERARRSEDQALIAHLKLTIEKLKHDKYGPHSERTVRLLDQLELQLADLEAAATEDELAAEASARRTTTVSSFARQRPSHRPFPAHLPRERVIVPGPTNCSCCGSNRLRKLGEDITQTLEVIPRQWKVVETVREKFTCRDCEAISQAPAPFHVIPRGHVGPNLLAMILFEKFGQHQPLNRQSERYAREGVALSLSTLADHVGAAAFVLKPLFERLESHVFTAERLHGDDTTVPVLAKGKTITGRMWTYVRDDRPFGGPEPPAAVFYYSRDRAGEHPEAHLAGYSGLFQADAYGGYAGLYAPDRKPGPLLEAACWVHARRPFFLMADIEAAARRKVQSKGRVAPVVSPIALEVIRRIDALFAIERDINGKPAEERLSARQQLSRPLVDDLHDYMAAERAKLSRGSEVAKAIDYVLKRWPAFTRFLSDGRVCLSNNAAERALRGLALGRKSWLFAGSDRGGTRAAMMTSLIVTAKMNDIDPQAWLADVLARIAELPQGHIGELLPWNWKASTEEPLAA from the coding sequence ATGGAAGACGACTTGGCCACGCCCGGGGATGACATCGACGCGCTGAAGGCGGCGCTCCGTATTGCACGGGCTGAAGCCGAGCATGCGGCTGCGGAACTCGCCGCCGAACGAGCCCGGCGGAGCGAAGATCAGGCCCTGATCGCCCATCTCAAACTGACCATCGAGAAGCTTAAGCACGACAAGTACGGCCCCCATTCGGAGCGGACTGTCCGCCTTCTCGATCAGTTGGAACTGCAACTGGCTGATCTTGAGGCTGCGGCGACGGAAGACGAACTGGCAGCCGAAGCGAGTGCCAGGCGCACGACGACGGTGTCGTCCTTTGCACGCCAGCGGCCCTCGCACCGGCCGTTCCCTGCCCATTTGCCGCGCGAGCGTGTCATCGTGCCCGGTCCGACGAACTGTTCCTGTTGTGGTAGCAATCGGCTGCGCAAGCTGGGCGAAGACATCACCCAGACGCTGGAGGTCATCCCCCGTCAGTGGAAAGTGGTCGAGACGGTCCGCGAGAAGTTCACCTGCCGCGACTGCGAAGCCATCAGTCAGGCGCCGGCGCCGTTTCATGTCATCCCGCGCGGGCATGTCGGGCCGAACCTGCTGGCGATGATCCTGTTCGAGAAGTTCGGTCAGCATCAGCCGCTCAACCGGCAGAGCGAGCGTTACGCCCGCGAGGGTGTCGCTCTCAGCCTGTCGACGTTGGCCGATCATGTCGGAGCGGCGGCCTTCGTTCTGAAGCCCTTGTTCGAGCGGTTGGAATCCCATGTGTTCACTGCCGAGCGACTGCATGGCGATGACACCACGGTGCCTGTTCTGGCCAAGGGCAAGACGATCACCGGGCGGATGTGGACCTACGTGCGGGATGATCGCCCCTTCGGCGGTCCCGAACCGCCGGCAGCCGTGTTCTATTACTCGCGGGATCGTGCCGGGGAGCATCCGGAGGCGCATCTTGCAGGCTATAGCGGCCTATTCCAGGCGGATGCCTATGGTGGGTATGCCGGGCTCTATGCTCCAGACCGTAAACCAGGCCCGTTGCTGGAGGCGGCCTGCTGGGTTCATGCACGACGTCCGTTCTTCCTGATGGCCGACATCGAGGCGGCGGCGCGCCGGAAGGTCCAGTCCAAAGGCCGGGTGGCGCCGGTTGTCTCGCCGATCGCTCTCGAAGTCATCAGGCGGATCGATGCCCTATTTGCCATCGAGCGGGATATCAATGGCAAGCCAGCCGAGGAACGACTGTCAGCTCGCCAGCAACTGAGCCGACCGCTTGTCGACGATCTCCATGACTACATGGCGGCGGAGCGCGCCAAGCTCTCGCGCGGCAGCGAAGTTGCCAAAGCCATCGACTACGTGCTCAAGCGCTGGCCTGCCTTCACGCGCTTTCTCTCCGATGGCCGGGTTTGCCTCAGCAATAACGCCGCCGAACGCGCGTTGCGTGGCCTCGCCCTTGGCAGGAAGTCGTGGCTGTTCGCAGGTTCCGACCGAGGCGGGACCCGTGCTGCCATGATGACCAGTCTCATCGTGACCGCCAAGATGAACGACATCGATCCACAAGCTTGGCTCGCCGATGTCCTTGCCCGGATTGCCGAACTGCCGCAGGGCCATATCGGCGAGCTTCTGCCGTGGAATTGGAAAGCCTCCACCGAGGAGCCCCTGGCAGCATGA
- a CDS encoding IS110 family transposase: MTFLQKAPEIVLGFDVSQDTLTVFQALSSSACPKPCVIDNTAAAIRRFLKSLERIDLAVCEPTGGHEHVLVAELMAAGIACHRVDALKVKAFIRSFGTLAKTDALDAEALARYGQDRWDRLSLFLPKEADQKILTDLVARREDLVALKVAEQNRARAPASKVIKASCDAILRAIVRQIKAIEAETKALIDRTPQLKAAFREMQSLPGVGSLTAIALLAHMPELGSLQRRQAASLAGVAPHANDSGLFKGHRTMRGGRSEVRRLLFMAALAASHAKGPLREVYQRLVQNGKKPIVAIGALMRKIIVILNARLRDLNAQQS, encoded by the coding sequence ATGACCTTTTTGCAGAAGGCTCCCGAGATCGTTCTGGGCTTCGATGTCTCCCAGGACACGCTGACGGTCTTCCAAGCCCTTTCCTCGTCTGCCTGTCCGAAGCCTTGCGTCATCGACAATACCGCCGCCGCCATCCGCCGCTTTCTGAAGAGTCTTGAGCGGATAGACCTTGCGGTCTGCGAGCCGACCGGTGGCCATGAGCATGTCCTTGTGGCCGAACTGATGGCCGCAGGCATTGCCTGCCACCGGGTGGATGCCTTGAAGGTAAAGGCTTTTATCCGCTCCTTCGGCACCCTGGCCAAGACGGACGCTCTCGATGCCGAAGCGCTGGCCCGCTACGGGCAGGATCGCTGGGATCGGCTTTCCCTCTTCCTGCCGAAAGAGGCCGACCAGAAGATCTTGACCGATCTGGTTGCCCGGCGCGAGGACCTGGTTGCCCTCAAGGTGGCCGAGCAGAACCGGGCAAGAGCGCCGGCCAGCAAGGTGATCAAGGCGTCCTGTGACGCCATCCTGCGGGCCATCGTCCGCCAGATCAAAGCCATTGAGGCGGAGACGAAGGCGCTGATCGACAGAACCCCGCAGCTCAAGGCTGCCTTCCGGGAAATGCAGAGCTTGCCCGGTGTCGGGTCGCTGACCGCGATCGCTCTTCTCGCCCACATGCCAGAGCTGGGCAGCCTGCAGCGAAGGCAGGCGGCCTCGCTGGCCGGCGTGGCCCCACACGCCAATGACAGCGGTCTGTTCAAGGGACACAGGACGATGCGCGGTGGACGCTCTGAGGTGCGTCGTCTCCTCTTCATGGCAGCCCTGGCCGCAAGCCACGCAAAGGGACCATTACGTGAGGTCTATCAACGCCTTGTTCAAAACGGAAAGAAGCCAATCGTCGCCATCGGAGCCCTCATGCGCAAGATCATCGTCATCCTCAATGCAAGACTGAGAGACCTCAATGCCCAACAGAGTTGA
- a CDS encoding tyrosine-type recombinase/integrase: MTHWYIWYHYRNQMDHLSATNRVATSNALTWREAIDRLEGAYSEHTLRSYRADFTIFDSWCIANNLCSLPASPSTLAAFIAAQAPELAANTLRRRLAGIRKVHRLFHLQNPADDEEVLIAMRRALRSKKRRPRQALGLTKELRDQLVAASGDDLAGLRDRALIMVGYDTMCRRSELAALRVEDLTPLDDGSMLALIRRAKNDPFGDGRDGFVSAAAAEALKTWLEAANISEGWLFRRVNPGWAGLDALHPHSIGRILKQRAVAAGLPAEIVSRLSGHSMRVGAAQDMVANGADILPIMRSGGWKSINVVARYVQSVELAKLASWRQ; the protein is encoded by the coding sequence TTGACTCATTGGTACATTTGGTACCACTATAGAAACCAAATGGATCATTTATCTGCCACTAACCGAGTCGCCACCTCGAATGCGCTCACTTGGCGCGAAGCCATAGACCGCCTCGAAGGAGCATACTCTGAACACACACTTCGAAGCTATCGCGCTGATTTCACGATCTTCGACAGTTGGTGCATTGCCAACAACCTTTGCTCATTGCCAGCTTCACCTAGCACGCTTGCCGCTTTCATCGCGGCCCAAGCGCCCGAGCTTGCAGCCAACACATTACGCCGCCGCTTGGCTGGCATACGCAAAGTTCATCGTTTGTTCCACCTACAGAATCCCGCTGACGACGAGGAAGTGTTGATTGCTATGCGCCGAGCGCTCCGGAGCAAGAAGCGCCGCCCTCGCCAAGCACTCGGCCTTACCAAGGAGCTCAGAGACCAGCTCGTCGCTGCCTCTGGCGATGACCTCGCCGGTCTTCGCGACCGAGCGCTCATCATGGTCGGCTATGACACCATGTGTCGCCGATCGGAACTCGCCGCCTTGCGGGTCGAAGACCTGACCCCGCTTGATGACGGGAGCATGCTGGCGTTGATCCGGCGAGCCAAGAACGACCCATTCGGCGACGGACGTGACGGCTTCGTATCGGCAGCTGCTGCCGAGGCGCTCAAAACATGGCTTGAAGCGGCGAACATTTCAGAGGGGTGGCTGTTTCGACGCGTGAATCCCGGATGGGCTGGGCTGGACGCCCTTCACCCACATTCGATCGGCCGCATTTTGAAGCAGAGGGCGGTCGCCGCAGGCCTTCCGGCCGAAATCGTCAGTCGCCTCTCCGGGCATTCGATGCGTGTTGGCGCCGCGCAGGACATGGTGGCGAACGGTGCAGATATCCTGCCGATCATGCGAAGCGGTGGCTGGAAGTCGATTAACGTGGTCGCACGATATGTACAGAGCGTGGAACTGGCGAAGCTCGCTAGTTGGCGACAGTGA
- a CDS encoding IS5 family transposase (programmed frameshift), whose product MTRRRYELTDHEWSILSPLLPNKPRGVPRVDDRRVMNGILWRFRTGSPWAEVPERYGPPTTCYNRFVRWRKAGVWDRLLEAVSSAYDGDIVMIDSTCVRVHQHAANGKKGDGYDGGMGGADKGSGDLQDRWNGCVGRSRGGLTSKIHALVDAEGRPVTLRLTGGQVADCTEADALTDDLGEGDILLADKGYDSNAIRAKAAERKAWANIPPKTNRKGTFSFSRWVYRQRNLVERFFNRIKQFRGIATRYDKRPENYLAAVKLVAAKIWCQSL is encoded by the exons ATGACGCGTCGCCGGTACGAACTCACCGACCATGAATGGTCGATCCTGTCGCCGTTATTGCCCAACAAGCCGCGTGGCGTTCCTCGCGTCGATGATCGTCGTGTGATGAACGGCATCCTTTGGCGCTTCCGGACAGGATCGCCTTGGGCGGAAGTCCCCGAGCGCTACGGCCCGCCGACCACTTGCTACAATCGCTTCGTTCGCTGGCGGAAGGCCGGCGTCTGGGATCGGCTTCTTGAAGCGGTTTCCTCCGCCTACGACGGCGACATCGTCATGATCGACTCGACCTGTGTCCGCGTTCACCAGCACGCCGCCA ACGGGAAAAAGGGGGATGGATACGATGGCGGCATGGGCGGAGCAGACAAAGGTTCCGGCGATCTGCAAGATCGCTGGAATGGCTGCGTAGGGCGTTCCCGCGGTGGACTTACGAGCAAAATCCACGCGCTCGTCGACGCTGAAGGTCGCCCCGTCACCCTCCGTCTGACGGGCGGACAGGTTGCCGACTGCACCGAAGCCGACGCCCTCACCGATGACCTCGGCGAAGGCGACATCCTACTGGCCGACAAGGGGTATGACAGCAATGCCATTCGGGCCAAAGCGGCTGAACGGAAGGCCTGGGCCAACATTCCGCCGAAGACCAATCGCAAGGGCACCTTCTCGTTCTCGCGTTGGGTCTACCGGCAGCGAAACCTCGTGGAGCGGTTCTTCAATCGGATCAAACAGTTCCGGGGCATCGCAACGCGTTACGACAAGCGGCCAGAAAACTACCTCGCTGCCGTAAAGCTTGTCGCAGCGAAGATCTGGTGCCAGAGCTTATGA
- a CDS encoding transposase codes for MEILTGRERRRSWSSEEKLAILSEVASGEGMVAEIARRHDILAPQIYAW; via the coding sequence GTGGAGATTTTGACGGGGCGGGAGCGCCGCCGCTCCTGGTCGAGCGAGGAGAAGCTGGCGATCCTTTCGGAAGTGGCGTCCGGCGAGGGGATGGTCGCCGAGATCGCCCGGCGCCACGATATCCTGGCACCTCAGATTTATGCCTGGTGA
- a CDS encoding transporter substrate-binding domain-containing protein yields the protein MADTVKVGILFSCTGPYAAIGRDCRDGAALAFDEVAQKSGDAISFEPVYADPEGEPRAYLEQARAMLRDAGCRHIIGTITSLARKEVIPLIEKHDGLLWYICPYEGFEANENVIYTGTCPNQHLMPLFEHLLPRQGRRVYLLGANYVWGWEMNRIARDLLREAGGEVVGERYLPIEETDVDRLIADIRSRRPDFILNNLIGPSSHAFLRAYKALGDADPAFRPEVRPVVSCDLTEAEIGEIGLGLSTGHLSVASYFGTLATPENERFRARAAAAFGPARRLSSFVEGAYVAVHMLMDAVRSAGSDEPAAVRSAIHASLFETPHGSMRIDPRTNHAALPFHLGRIRDDGDFDIIASRPAIAADPYMTASRDGGRSSLRVVS from the coding sequence ATGGCCGACACCGTCAAGGTCGGGATTCTGTTTTCCTGTACCGGTCCCTACGCCGCCATAGGGCGCGACTGTCGTGACGGGGCGGCTCTTGCCTTTGATGAAGTCGCCCAAAAGTCCGGCGACGCGATATCCTTCGAGCCTGTCTATGCCGATCCGGAGGGAGAACCGCGCGCCTATCTGGAACAGGCGCGTGCCATGCTGCGCGATGCGGGCTGCCGGCATATCATCGGCACCATCACTTCGCTCGCCCGCAAGGAAGTCATCCCGCTTATCGAAAAGCATGACGGTCTGCTCTGGTACATCTGCCCTTACGAGGGCTTCGAGGCCAACGAGAACGTCATCTACACCGGCACCTGTCCCAACCAGCACTTGATGCCGCTGTTCGAGCATCTGCTGCCGCGCCAGGGGCGGCGGGTCTATCTTCTCGGCGCCAACTACGTTTGGGGCTGGGAAATGAACCGCATCGCCCGCGACCTTCTGCGCGAGGCTGGCGGCGAGGTGGTGGGCGAGCGCTATCTGCCCATCGAGGAAACCGACGTCGACCGGCTGATCGCCGACATCCGGAGCCGTCGACCCGACTTCATCCTCAACAATCTGATCGGCCCTTCAAGCCACGCCTTCCTGCGTGCCTACAAGGCGCTCGGCGATGCCGATCCCGCTTTTCGGCCGGAGGTGCGGCCGGTGGTCAGCTGCGATCTCACCGAGGCGGAGATCGGTGAGATCGGCCTTGGTCTCTCCACCGGTCACCTGTCGGTGGCAAGCTACTTCGGCACGCTGGCAACGCCAGAGAACGAGCGCTTCCGCGCCCGCGCCGCCGCCGCGTTCGGACCAGCCCGCCGGCTCTCTTCCTTCGTCGAGGGCGCCTATGTTGCCGTCCACATGCTGATGGACGCGGTCCGCTCTGCCGGCTCCGACGAGCCGGCGGCGGTGCGCTCGGCGATCCATGCCAGCCTGTTCGAAACACCGCACGGCTCGATGCGCATCGATCCGCGCACCAATCATGCCGCGTTGCCGTTCCACCTTGGCCGTATCCGCGACGACGGCGACTTCGACATCATCGCCAGCCGCCCCGCCATCGCTGCCGATCCCTACATGACGGCCTCACGCGATGGCGGCCGTTCCAGCCTGAGGGTGGTGTCATGA
- a CDS encoding ANTAR domain-containing response regulator translates to MLRQRRRTILHRPDENTQRLVRQLGLLGLDAHVQWASLDLEETPAEFVLVDADQGWSGLLPWSGEPAPVPLVALLQSEAPGRVAWAISEGALAILPKPVVPAAVYPALVLAVTAHTRATEVAVRIERLEERLRMRPLVHAAVRAIEMAVRCDEEAAYAVLRRAAMKRRITIEQTAAEMLAGVIPLSEAG, encoded by the coding sequence ATCTTAAGACAACGCAGACGAACAATCCTCCACCGTCCCGACGAGAACACGCAGCGTCTCGTCCGTCAGCTCGGGCTGCTTGGTCTCGACGCTCATGTGCAGTGGGCTTCGCTAGACCTTGAGGAGACGCCGGCCGAGTTCGTGCTGGTCGATGCCGATCAGGGCTGGTCGGGGCTGCTACCTTGGTCGGGCGAGCCGGCACCAGTCCCGCTGGTGGCGCTGCTGCAGTCAGAAGCGCCAGGGCGCGTGGCCTGGGCGATCTCGGAAGGCGCGCTCGCTATCCTGCCCAAACCGGTGGTGCCGGCGGCGGTTTACCCGGCACTGGTGCTTGCCGTCACCGCCCATACTCGCGCTACCGAGGTGGCTGTCCGCATCGAACGCCTCGAAGAGCGGCTTCGCATGCGGCCTCTGGTGCATGCCGCCGTTCGGGCCATCGAGATGGCCGTGCGCTGTGACGAGGAGGCTGCCTACGCCGTCCTGCGCCGGGCGGCCATGAAGCGCCGCATCACCATCGAACAGACCGCAGCCGAGATGCTGGCCGGCGTCATTCCCCTGTCGGAGGCCGGCTGA
- a CDS encoding ABC transporter permease, with the protein MRIAREFLRRPTAVFGVVVVLLVVIGALVAPLIAPYAPDDQLFDGLTLEGAPIGPNAAFLLGTDTLGRDLLTRLLFGARTSLIIGVVANGTAVVIGLGVGMLAGYLRGPMGNALMRFTDLMMAFPALLLAIVLAALFHPSLWIVAMVIAMVNWVQVARIVYTETRGLVERDFILAERSLGAGHGRIIFRHILPHLMPTAIVWGTLGIATTVLLEATLSFLGVGVQPPEPSWGNIIFESQSFFTSAPWLVVFPGIAILLTALSFNLVGDALRDILDPTQRGRM; encoded by the coding sequence ATGCGCATCGCCCGCGAATTCCTGCGCCGTCCCACAGCCGTCTTCGGCGTTGTTGTGGTGCTGCTGGTCGTGATCGGCGCTTTGGTGGCGCCTCTGATCGCGCCTTATGCGCCTGATGACCAGTTGTTCGACGGCCTCACGCTCGAAGGCGCGCCGATCGGCCCCAATGCCGCCTTCCTGCTGGGCACCGACACGCTGGGCCGCGATCTTCTGACCCGACTCCTGTTCGGCGCCCGCACGTCGCTGATCATCGGCGTTGTCGCCAACGGCACCGCCGTCGTCATTGGCCTTGGCGTCGGCATGCTGGCCGGCTACCTACGCGGCCCCATGGGCAATGCGCTGATGCGCTTCACCGATCTGATGATGGCTTTCCCGGCGTTGTTGCTCGCCATCGTGCTGGCGGCGCTGTTCCACCCCAGCCTTTGGATCGTCGCCATGGTGATTGCAATGGTCAACTGGGTGCAGGTGGCGCGCATCGTCTACACGGAGACCCGTGGCCTCGTGGAGCGTGACTTCATCCTGGCCGAACGCTCGCTGGGGGCGGGGCACGGTCGCATCATCTTCCGCCATATCCTGCCGCACTTGATGCCGACGGCCATCGTCTGGGGCACGCTCGGCATCGCCACCACGGTGTTGCTCGAGGCGACACTCTCCTTCCTCGGCGTCGGCGTGCAGCCACCGGAGCCCTCCTGGGGCAACATCATCTTCGAAAGCCAGAGCTTCTTCACTTCGGCACCCTGGCTGGTGGTGTTTCCCGGCATCGCCATCCTGCTGACGGCTCTCTCCTTCAACCTGGTCGGCGACGCGTTGCGTGACATCCTCGACCCCACCCAGCGCGGAAGGATGTGA